One stretch of Pseudomonas fluorescens Q2-87 DNA includes these proteins:
- a CDS encoding plasmid mobilization relaxosome protein MobC: MEKAKMPKSAQYLDVYLGALKEPWGDYCKALGKKPGAAIKEAIEQQLAKAAANPQPKIYHQIHEAPAAEPKQRFEVLLTASEKAAIKERAQMERCSMRRWIVDAIRAGLTHEPQFGMSEIDALGESNYQLLALGRNLNQISRRLNEGAYEPVTVERIEALTRIVDNHTDIVNRAIRASLERWNVE; this comes from the coding sequence ATGGAGAAAGCGAAGATGCCGAAGTCGGCTCAGTACCTGGACGTTTACTTGGGGGCGCTCAAAGAGCCATGGGGCGATTACTGCAAGGCTCTCGGTAAGAAGCCCGGCGCGGCAATCAAAGAGGCTATCGAGCAGCAGCTGGCGAAGGCGGCCGCAAATCCGCAGCCGAAGATTTACCATCAGATCCACGAAGCACCTGCCGCCGAGCCTAAACAACGATTTGAAGTCCTACTGACGGCTTCTGAAAAAGCGGCAATAAAAGAACGGGCGCAGATGGAAAGGTGTTCAATGCGCCGGTGGATTGTCGATGCCATCCGAGCTGGACTGACTCATGAGCCGCAATTTGGAATGAGTGAGATCGACGCACTGGGTGAGTCGAACTATCAGCTTTTGGCCCTTGGCCGCAATCTGAACCAGATCTCTCGTCGCCTGAACGAAGGTGCATACGAGCCGGTAACTGTCGAGCGGATCGAAGCGCTAACCCGCATCGTTGATAACCATACAGACATCGTCAACAGAGCTATAAGGGCAAGCCTAGAGCGATGGAATGTCGAGTGA